One window of the Triticum dicoccoides isolate Atlit2015 ecotype Zavitan chromosome 3B, WEW_v2.0, whole genome shotgun sequence genome contains the following:
- the LOC119280244 gene encoding BTB/POZ and MATH domain-containing protein 2-like, translated as MANSSTSSVNTPILESSSRCLTECVTTAHNFEVIRFSKLEGMGAGKFINSSTFSVSGYDWNKAAHLSVFLCFCSGATGVKVEYTLSLLEKDGRVSQTASIPYTFQNVGGYWGRDKFIEKSKLKELLSRNGDCFTIRCVLTVMKEPRTEDLGTVIVPVPQSDMHTHFASMLKDGEGVDVTFSVGCQLFSAHRCVLAARSSVFKAELFGQMKETTMKSIKIDDMEPAIFEALLHFIYTDSLSSDVDRIVALQHLFVAADRCGMDRLKAICEGKLCHRIDVQTVATTLTLAEQHHTVHLKNACLRYLSSEGVLRAVKETDGFKHLTTSCPSIMIDILDKVDPPSRV; from the coding sequence ATGGCCAACAGCTCCACTTCCTCAGTTAACACCCCCATATTAGAGAGCTCGTCGAGGTGCCTGACAGAGTGCGTCACCACCGCCCATAACTTTGAGGTGATCAGATTCTCAAAGCTCGAAGGTATGGGTGCCGGCAAGTTCATTAACTCAAGCACATTCAGTGTCAGCGGCTACGACTGGAACAAAGCTGCTCACTTGTCAGTCTTCTTGTGCTTCTGTAGCGGGGCAACTGGTGTGAAGGTGGAATACACTTTGAGTTTATTGGAGAAAGATGGAAGAGTTAGTCAGACAGCAAGCATACCATATACCTTCCAGAATGTAGGTGGTTATTGGGGCCGTGATAAGTTTATTGAGAAGTCCAAGCTGAAGGAACTGTTATCCCGCAATGGTGACTGCTTCACAATCAGGTGTGTTTTAACTGTGATGAAAGAGCCTCGCACGGAAGATCTAGGCACGGTCATAGTCCCAGTCCCGCAGTCAGACATGCACACACATTTTGCAAGCATGTTGAAGGACGGGGAAGGCGTGGATGTGACGTTCAGTGTCGGCTGCCAACTGTTCAGTGCACACAGATGTGTGTTAGCAGCAAGATCCTCAGTCTTCAAGGCCGAGCTCTTTGGTCAAATGAAGGAGACCACCATGAAAAGCATCAAGATCGATGACATGGAGCCAGCCATCTTCGAGGCACTTCTTCACTTCATATACACAGATTCACTCTCCAGCGATGTTGATCGAATTGTGGCATTGCAGCACTTGTTTGTTGCCGCAGATCGGTGTGGAATGGACAGGCTAAAGGCTATTTGTGAAGGGAAGCTATGCCATAGAATTGATGTGCAAACAGTTGCAACCACCCTTACTTTAGCGGAGCAGCACCACACCGTGCATCTAAAAAATGCTTGTCTTAGATACCTTTCTTCAGAGGGCGTGCTTCGAGCTGTCAAGGAGACTGATGGATTCAAGCACCTCACAACGAGCTGCCCGTCCATTATGATTGACATTTTAGACAAGGTCGACCCACCATCACGAGTATGA